One Electrophorus electricus isolate fEleEle1 chromosome 10, fEleEle1.pri, whole genome shotgun sequence genomic region harbors:
- the zgc:114120 gene encoding SRC kinase signaling inhibitor 1 isoform X4 — translation MFRGEHADCQRQYHTLAVSPRRFSSPDMDAMAKIHKGDAERQRIKHPGHHAATLVSGNCSRQQARTPRTSSAGQQSLGDQTGGRPFYASAENLESMGDAELPLAFSRTNRLRQSLPLARSPSQSKLRAPGVLFLQLGDETRRVHVAHEITTMETLHALIAHVFPQKLNVGSLRSPSIAVLIKDEARNVFYELEDPRDIHDRCVLKIYCREAQYAGPHHTHLANGDLRRELVYTSRESSPTRRMNTLPASSSPSGSPSRSHSRVSYTGGRPSSYAGPPPSPQPHPYQHQPHAPQPPGHAHPAFCPSPSAILERRDVKPDEEMAPPSKSVVLLKNEAIYADPYALIHDPRLGGLSAQALAYRRPSLRSLGPYSAAALQCELEGALYRPGGPLYADPYATMGFRTLPPASPQKLSDGRDPYRGQPARGSPGRQGYRKDGTMFVESPKTRPGGPQLDQMCVVGGPGGEAVTLPGYSTPLPGNEIETRERMEAMEKQIASLTGLVQSVLTRPPDSPEKAETASDCSGPDSGRFIKRKAMTPSAPLALMPPPPKAASQPIMMSRSQMQLHLNELQESTSDLRRQLSQLRKLQLQNQDSVHALLRQTEADLGLCLIEASRTQEDPLQRQRLLVEEERLRYLNEEELIIQQLRDLERSVEEMKTGAGLNHRLVTEQEVEQKSQELRRLGETLTDLKNQFPTLQSKMRVVLRVEVEAVKFLKEEPLRLEALLKRCRNVTDTLTLLRRQVSEGIWKRPEDFSSSVSSDTDFVKGCDLDILTSPSLSSMHELASALPGTAAFSASLGSSANLGSNSTLTNTASIGSTASLSSALGSALSSSLGGATALTGTTTLGSWLAGTGAVDSSFPLQDGTLVGLAKSRGLDEPLARRELDKGVSVEVRLAAERDWEEKRASLTQFSTQDINRLLEETQAELMKAIPDLDFAAKQITKPAVPPKPQLSSLPKPASASSTPSSTPEHHPVKTSPRPGSKENAQRRESGELTVARHRTEKLSKSPPPPPPRRSFPSGHGLTTNSSGEVIIVSKNVKKLEKSENGEESDMSTQTSAIKFRRPSTSDGPRPPSTPPVIAASGMKEDEDEEEKIMAELEIFQRAPAKLTTTTKSNTLPRPSCTSTASLGVLTRSSMRRESVSTSPGSAKPSAAFRLKNLQQTSLERKGRKQREEFPKLQPGQQQVFHF, via the exons GCGAGGACTCCACGGACTAGCAGTGCAGGACAGCAGTCTCTGGGCGATCAGACAGGAGGACGACCCTTCTATGCCTCTGCGGAGAACTTGGAGAGCATGGGTGATGCCGAGCTCCCTCTGGCCTTCAGCCGCACGAACCGCCTCCGACAGAGCCTTCCACTCGCTCGCTCGCCCAGCCAGAGCAAACTCCGAGCACCTG GCgtgctgtttctgcagctcGGTGATGAGACACGCCGTGTGCATGTGGCGCACGAGATCACCACCATGGAGACGCTCCATGCGCTCATCGCGCATGTCTTCCCACAGAAGCTGAACGTGGGGTCACTCCGCTCGCCTTCCATCGCCGTCCTCATCAAGGATGAGGCACGTAATGTCTTCTATGAGCTGGAGGACCCGCGTGACATCCATGACCGCTGCGTCCTCAAGATCTATTGCCGAGAGGCGCAATACGCTGGgccgcaccacacacacctcgccAACGGAGACCTGAGG CGGGAGCTGGTGTACACCTCACGTGAGTCTTCTCCCACCCGCCGTATGAACACCCTTCCTGCGTCCTCCTCTCCTTCGGGTTCTCCGTCACGCTCGCATTCCCGTGTCTCCTACACTGGAGGACGTCCTTCCTCATATGCAGGCCCTCCCCCGTCCCCTCAGCCACACCCCTACCAGCACCAGCCTCACGCACCTCAGCCGCCTGGCCACGCCCACCCGGCCTTTTGCCCCTCCCCCAGCGCCATATTGGAGCGACGCGACGTGAAGCCAGATGAGGAGATGGCACCGCCATCTAAGAGTGTGGTGCTGCTGAAGAACGAGGCAATATACGCTGACCCTTATGCACTTATACATGATCCACGTCTGGGCGGGTTGTCTGCCCAGGCTCTGGCCTACCGCCGCCCCTCGCTACGCTCACTGGGACCCTACTCAGCCGCTGCACTGCAGTGTGAACTGGAGGGTGCCCTCTACAGGCCTGGAGGACCTCTGTATGCAGATCCCTACGCCACCATGGGGTTCCGCACCCTACCACCAGCTTCTCCGCAGAAGCTATCTGATGGGAGAGACCCGTATAGGGGGCAGCCGGCCCGAGGTTCCCCAGGAAGGCAGGGCTACAGGAAGGACGGGACAATGTTCGTAGAGAGCCCCAAAACGCGGCCTGGAGGACCACAGCTGGATCAAATGTGTGTAGTCGGGGGACCAGGAGGGGAGGCAGTGACGTTGCCGGGATACAGTACTCCGTTACCTGGAAACGAAATAGAGACCAG GGAGAGAATGGAGGCCATGGAGAAGCAGATAGCCAGTCTGACTGGTCTGGTCCAGAGCGTTCTCACCAGGCCTCCGGACAGTCC TGAGAAGGCCGAAACAGCAAGTGACTGCTCAGGCCCTGACT CTGGCAGgtttataaaaagaaaag CCATGACTCCCTCTGCTCCTTTGGCCCTGATGCCACCTCCACCCAAGGCAGCATCTCAGCCAATCATGATGTCCCGCTCCCAAATGCAGCTCCACCTGAATGAGCTACAGGAGAGCACATCAGACCTACGCAGGCAGCTATCACAGTTACGCAAACTACAG ttgCAGAATCAGGACTCAGTGCATGCACtactgagacagacagaggcagatcTGGGCCTTTGTCTGATTGAAGCATCCCGGACACAAGAGGACCCTCTGCAACGCCAGCGCCTCCtagtggaggaagagagactaCGCTATCTTAATGAAGAGGAACTGATTATACAGCAACTACG TGATCTCGAGCGTTCAGTGGAGGAAATGAAAACTGGTGCAGGGCTTAATCATCGCTTAGTAACAGAACAGGAAGTTGAACAGAAAAGTCAAGAGCTCAGAAGACTTGGGGAGACTCTCACTGACCTCAAGA ATCAGTTCCCAACACTACAGAGTAAGATGCGGGTGGTGCtgcgggtggaggtggaggctgTGAAGTTTCTGAAGGAGGAGCCCCTCAGACTGGAAGCGCTACTCAAACGCTGTAGAAATGTCACtgatacactaacactgctgagaag GCAGGTATCTGAAGGCATATGGAAGAGACCGGAAGACTTCAGCAGTTCGGTGTCCAGTGACACTGACTTCGTAAAGGGATGTGATCTGGACATCCTCACCAGTCCATCTCTGAGCAGTATGCATGAACTGGCATCTGCTCTCCCGGGCACAGCTGCTTTCTCTGCCAGCCTGGGTTCCAGTGCCAACCTGGGCAGTAACTCTACCCTCACCAACACTGCCAGCATAG gGTCTACTGCTAGCCTGTCCAGTGCCCTTGGCAGTGCTCTGAGCTCAAGTTTGGGTGGTGCCACTGCTTTAACGGGCACTACCACTCTAGGGAGCTGGCTGGCGGGTACAGGTGCAGTTGACAGCAGCTTCCCCCTGCAGGATGGCACCTTGGTGGGCTTGGCTAAAAGCCGTGGCCTAGACGAGCCCCTGGCACGGAGAGAGCTGGACAAAGGGGTGTCCGTGGAAGTGCGTCTG gcagcaGAGCGGGACTGGGAGGAGAAGCGAGCGAGTTTAACCCAGTTCAGCACCCAGGACATCAACCGACTCTTAGAAGAGACCCAGGCAGAGCTCATGAAGGCCATACCTGACCTGGACTTTGCTGCCAAGCAGATCACCAAACCGGCTGTGCCCCCGAAACCacagctctcctctctccccaaaCCAGCTTCGGCCTCCTCCACGCCCAGTTCTACACCCGAACACCACCCTGTAAAAACTTCACCCAGGCCAGGCAGCAAGGAAAATGCCCAACGCAGGGAATCAG GGGAGTTGACAGTTGCACGACATCGGACAGAGAAGCTATCCAAGTCTCCACCCCCTCCGCCCCCACGGCGCAGTTTCCCGTCAGGCCATGGGCTTACGACCAACAGCAGTGGAGAGGTCATCATTGTTAGCAAAAATGTGAAA AAACTTGAGAAGAGTGAAAATGGTGAGGAGTCAGACATGTCAACTCAGACGTCTGCAATCAAATTCAGACGACCATCGACCTCGGATGGGCCAcgccccccctccacccctccagtCATTGCTGCCTCTGGGATGAAGGAGgacgaggatgaggaagagaagaTAATGGCAGAGCTTGAG ATCTTCCAGCGAGCCCCAGCAAAGttgaccaccaccaccaagtccAACACTCTCCCACGACCCTCTTGTACCAGCACAGCCTCTCTGGGTGTGCTGACCCGCAGTTCTATGAGGAGAGAG TCCGTGAGCACGTCCCCTGGGTCAGCCAAGCCTTCGGCTGCATTCCGCCTAAAGAACCTGCAGCAGACCAGCCTGGAGCGGAAAGGCCGGAAGCAACGTGAAGAGTTCCCCAAACTCCAGCCAGGCCAGCAGCAGGTATTCCACTTCTAA